A section of the Lepus europaeus isolate LE1 chromosome 10, mLepTim1.pri, whole genome shotgun sequence genome encodes:
- the LOC133768722 gene encoding dnaJ homolog subfamily C member 14 isoform X1 codes for MAQKHPGEGGLCGAHHSSGASLRTLGPSVGPEILSFSGLRDSTGTAPNGTRCLTEHSGPKYTQTPNPAHWSDPSHGPPRGPGPPRDGEDPDQSEASSEESGVDQDLSRENEAGHQEEGTPAFFSIPSACNCQGSSGVPEGPYSEGADGSSSNFCHHCTSPALGEEEELEEEYDDEEPLKFPSDLSRVSGGKKAPSRRQRHRLPTKEDPREGGRRDPRSPGRHRLSRKRSQAEKRRGLGLWGAEELCQLGQAGFRWLIELLALVGEYVETCGHLIYACRQLKGSDLDLFRVWVGVWAGRLGGWAQVMTQSLNQTLYVGAGLLTRFLRLLGALLLLALALFLGCLQLGWRFLVGLGDQLGWRDKATWLFSWPDSPTFQRCLSWLRDSRPWQQLVRIVQRGWLELPWIKQRTNRQGNAPVAGGRNCQPEEEVARLLTMAGVPEAELNPFLVLGVEATASDVELKKAYRQLAVMVHPDKNHHPRAEEAFKVLRSAWDIVSNPERRKEYEMKRMAENELSRSVNEFLSKLQDDLKEAMNTMMCSRCQGKHRRFEMDRDAKSARYCAECNRLHPAEEGDFWAESSMLGLKITYFALMDGKVYDITEWAGCQRVGISPDTHRVPYHISFGSRIPGTSGRQRATPDSPPADLQDFLNRIFQVPPGQMSNGNFFAAPQPGPGTTAASKPNSTVPKGEAKPKRRKKLAELKQECLARGLETKGIKQDLINRLQAYLEEHAEEEANEEDVLGDETEEEETKPIELPVKEEEPPEKNIDVAAEKKVVKITSEIPQTERMQKRAERFNVPVSLESKKAARAARFGISSVPTKGLSSDTKPTVNLDKLKERAQRFGLNVSSISRKSEDDEKLKKRKERFGIVTSSAGTGTTEDTEAKKRKRAERFGIA; via the exons ATGGCCCAGAAGCACCCCGGAGAAGGAGGCTTGTGCGGAGCCCACCACAGCAGTGGTGCCTCCCTCAGGACCTTAGGACCCTCCGTGGGCcctgaaatactttcattctCAGGACTCAGGGACTCAACAGGGACTGCACCTAATGGTACCCGCTGCCTCACAGAACACTCTGGTCCTAAGTACACCCAGACCCCAAACCCAGCTCACTGGTCGGATCCAAGCCATGGTCCCCCGAGGGGTCCAGGACCACCTAGGGATGGAGAAGACCCTGATCAGAGTGAGGCGTCCTCAGAGGAGTCCGGAGTTGACCAGGACCTCTCAAGAGAGAACGAGGCTGGGCACCAGGAGGAGGGGACCCCTgcttttttttccattccatcTGCTTGCAACTGCCAGGGGAGCTCGGGGGTCCCGGAAGGGCCTTACTCTGAGGGGGCAGACGGCTCTTCGAGCAACTTTTGCCACCATTGTACCTCTCCAGCCTTGGGGGAAGAAGAAGAGTTGGAAGAAGAATATGATGACGAGGAACCCCTTAAGTTCCCCAGTGATCTTTCACGTGTGTCCGGTGGAAAGAAAGCTCCATCCCGGAGACAGAGGCACCGCCTCCCGACCAAGGAGGATCCCCGGGAGGGTGGACGCAGGGATCCCAGGTCCCCAGGTCGACATCGCTTGAGCCGCAAACGGAGTCAGGCTGAGAAGCGCAGAGGCCTGGGACTGTGGGGAGCAGAGGAACTGTGTCAGCTCGGACAAGCAGGCTTCCGGTGGCTCATTGAACTGCTGGCACTGGTAGGAGAGTACGTGGAAACCTGTGGTCATCTCATCTATGCATGCAGGCAGCTGAAAGGCAGTGATCTGGACCTTTTTCGGGTGTGGGTGGGAGTCTGGGCAGGACGGCTTGGAGGCTGGGCCCAGGTGATGACCCAGTCTCTAAACCAGACCTTGTACGTCGGGGCAGGACTGCTCACCCGCTTTCTTAGGCTACTGGGTGCTTTgctgcttctggctctggccctctTTTTGGGCTGTCTCCAGTTGGGGTGGCGATTTCTGGTGGGATTGGGCGACCAGTTAGGCTGGAGGGATAAGGCCACCTGGCTCTTCTCTTGGCCGGACTCTCCGACCTTCCAGCGTTGCTTGTCTTGGCTCAGAGACAGCAGGCCATGGCAGCAGCTTGTAAGAATAGTTCAGCGGGGTTGGCTGGAGTTGCCTTGGATCAAGCAGAGGACTAATAGACAGGGGAATGCACCTGTAGCTGGTGGGCGGAACTGCCAACCTGAAGAGGAAGTGGCTCGACTCTTGACCATGGCTGGGGTTCCTGAGGCTGAGCTAAACCCTTTCCTTGTGTTGGGGGTTGAAGCCACAGCATCAGACGTTGAACTGAAGAAGGCCTATCGGCAGCTGGCAGTGATG GTTCACCCTGACAAAAATCATCATCCTCGGGCTGAGGAAGCCTTCAAGGTTTTACGATCAGCTTGGGACATTGTCAGCAACCCTGAAAGGCGGAAGGAATATGAGAT GAAACGAATGGCAGAGAATGAGCTGAGTCGGTCAGTGAATGAGTTTCTGTCCAAGCTACAAGATGACCTCAAGGAAGCGATGAATACTATGATGTGTAGTCGATGCCAAGGAAAGCATAG GAGGTTTGAAATGGATCGGGATGCTAAGAGTGCCAGATACTGTGCTGAGTGCAATCGGCTGCATCCAGCTGAGGAAGGAGACTTTTGGGCAGAGTCAAGCATGTTGGGTCTCAAGATCACCTACTTTGCACTGATGGATGGAAAGGTGTATGACATCACAG AGTGGGCCGGATGCCAGCGTGTGGGAatctccccagatacccacagagTCCCCTATCACATCTCGTTTGGTTCTCGGATTCCGGGCACCAGTGGGCGGCAGAG AGCCACTCCAGATAGCCCTCCTGCTGACCTTCAGGATTTCTTGAACAGGATCTTTCAAGTACCTCCAGGCCAAATGTCGAATGGGAATTTCTTTGCAGctcctcagcctggccctgggaccACTGCAGCCTCAAAACCCAACAGCACAGTACCCAAGGGTGAAGCCAAACCAAAACGGCGGAAGAAA cttGCTGAACTAAAGCAAGAATGTCTTGCTCGTGGTTTGGAGACCAAAGGAATAAAACAAGATCTTATTAACAGGCTCCAGGCATATCTTGAAGAGCATG cTGAAGAGGAGGCAAATGAAGAAGATGTACTGGGAGATGAAACAGAG GAAGAAGAAACAAAGCCCATAGAATTGCCTGTCAaagaggaggaaccccctgaaaaaaacattgatgt GGCAGCAGAAAAGAAAGTGGTAAAAATTACATCTGAAATACCACAGACTGAG AGAATGCAGAAGAGGGCTGAACGATTCAATGTACCTGTGAGCTTGGAGAGTAAGAAAGCTGCTCGGGCAGCTAG GTTTGGGATTTCTTCAGTTCCAACAAAAG
- the ORMDL2 gene encoding ORM1-like protein 2, with amino-acid sequence MNVGVAHSEVNPNTRVMNSRGIWLAYVILVGLLHVVLLSIPFFSIPVVWTLTNVIHNLAMYIFLHTVKGTPFETPDQGKARLLTHWEQMDYGLQFTSSRKFLSISPIVLYLLASFYTKYDAAHFLINTTSLLSVLLPKLPQFHGVRLFGINKY; translated from the exons ATGAACGTGGGGGTGGCTCACAGCGAAGTAAATCCGAATACGCGAGTGATGAATAGCCGGGGCATCTGGTTGGCCTACGTCATCTTGGTAGGACTGTTGCATGTGGTTCTACTCAGCATCCCCTTCTTCAGCATTCCTGTTGTCTGGACCCTGACCAACGTCATCCATAACTTG GCAATGTATATTTTCCTACATACAGTAAAGGGGACACCCTTTGAAACTCCTGACCAAGGAAAGGCTCGGCTACTGACGCACTGGGAACAGATGGACTACGGCCTCCAATTTACTTCTTCTCGCAAGTTCCTCAGCATCTCTCCTATTGTACT CTACCTCCTGGCCAGCTTCTACACCAAGTATGATGCTGCTCACTTCCTCATCAACACAACCTCACTGCTTAGCGTTCTGCTTCCTAAGTTGCCCCAATTCCATGGAGTTCGTCTCTTTGGCATCAACAAATACTGA